The following coding sequences are from one Sulfurimonas crateris window:
- the gyrA gene encoding DNA gyrase subunit A, whose product MGNLLNNDNIQSINIEETLQSSYLDYSMSVIVGRALPDVRDGLKPVHRRILYAMDKLSLSHGAKFKKSARIVGDVIGQYHPHGDTAVYDALVRMAQDFSMRMELVDGQGNFGSVDGDSAAAMRYTEARMTKYAGELLKDLEKNTVNMIDNYDGTTVEPDVMPTRVPNILINGSSGIAVGMATNIPPHNPKEVMMGLKALLADPNIELYELMEHIKAPDFPTGGTIFGKKGIMDAYETGRGRIKVRAKTHIEKKGNKDVIVIDELPYQVNKARLIESIANLVKDKMIEGVSEIRDESDRDGIRVVIELKKDAMSEIVLNNLFKQTSMQTTFGIIMLSILNQEPRIFGIIDILKHFINHRKTIIIRRTIFDLEKAKARAHILEGLKKAIEIIEDVIRVIRASKSEEEAKENLVSEFDFSEIQASSIVAMRLGRLTGLEIEKIENELQELIKLIDYLESILKSEEVLHGIIDQEFDEILATYTDERRTDIEDDYDDIDIEDLIPNEPMVVTITHRGYIKRVPLAQYEKQKRGGKGKIALTTYEDDFIERFFTCNTHDTLLFVTDRGQLHWLKVYKIPEGSRTAKGKAVVNLLNLVAEEQIQSINPTTDFSDEKSLVFFTKKGVVKRTNLSEFSNIRSNGVRAISLDDDDSIITAKIADKSIKYLFIMTKLAQCIKFDIEKTRDQGRNTRGVRGIKFKHDSDEVVDANIIANDEEEILVVSEKGIGKRTDAGEYRLTNRGGSGVIAMKMTAKTGKHVVGCLMVDESMDMMALTKEGKMIRVDMQTISKSSRNTSGVYIVKGDDVISVSRCPKQPIEDEDDEEQDNSLLDSNELE is encoded by the coding sequence ATGGGCAACTTGTTAAACAACGATAATATACAGAGCATAAACATTGAAGAGACTCTTCAAAGCAGCTATCTTGATTACTCTATGAGTGTAATCGTCGGTCGTGCACTTCCTGACGTGCGTGACGGACTCAAGCCGGTTCACAGAAGAATCCTTTACGCGATGGATAAACTGAGTCTTTCTCACGGAGCGAAGTTTAAAAAATCTGCGCGTATCGTCGGTGACGTTATCGGTCAGTACCACCCGCACGGTGATACTGCGGTATACGATGCTCTAGTTCGTATGGCTCAAGACTTCTCTATGAGAATGGAGCTGGTTGACGGTCAAGGTAACTTCGGTTCAGTTGACGGCGACAGCGCGGCGGCTATGCGTTATACAGAAGCTAGAATGACGAAATATGCAGGCGAACTTCTAAAAGATCTTGAAAAGAACACGGTCAATATGATCGACAACTACGACGGCACGACAGTTGAACCTGACGTTATGCCTACACGCGTACCCAACATTCTTATTAACGGCTCTTCAGGTATTGCCGTAGGTATGGCGACAAACATCCCTCCTCACAATCCAAAAGAGGTAATGATGGGTCTTAAAGCACTTTTGGCAGACCCTAATATTGAACTCTATGAACTTATGGAACACATCAAAGCTCCGGATTTTCCTACAGGCGGAACGATCTTCGGTAAAAAAGGGATCATGGATGCTTATGAGACAGGTCGCGGGCGCATAAAAGTTCGTGCTAAGACTCATATAGAGAAAAAAGGGAACAAAGACGTTATCGTCATTGATGAGCTCCCTTATCAGGTAAATAAAGCACGCCTTATCGAGAGCATAGCAAATCTTGTAAAAGATAAGATGATAGAGGGTGTCTCAGAGATTCGTGATGAGTCAGACCGTGACGGTATCCGTGTTGTTATAGAGCTTAAAAAAGATGCGATGAGCGAAATCGTTCTAAACAACCTATTCAAGCAGACAAGCATGCAGACCACTTTTGGTATCATCATGCTATCTATCTTAAATCAAGAACCAAGAATATTCGGCATTATCGACATACTAAAACACTTTATCAATCACCGTAAAACTATTATTATCCGCCGTACTATATTTGATCTTGAAAAAGCAAAAGCAAGAGCTCACATCTTAGAGGGATTGAAAAAAGCGATAGAGATTATTGAAGATGTAATAAGAGTTATTAGAGCATCTAAAAGTGAGGAAGAAGCAAAAGAGAATCTCGTAAGTGAATTTGACTTTAGTGAGATACAAGCATCTAGCATTGTTGCAATGAGACTAGGTCGCCTAACCGGTCTAGAGATAGAAAAAATTGAAAACGAATTGCAAGAGCTTATCAAATTGATAGATTACTTAGAGTCTATCTTAAAGAGCGAAGAGGTTCTGCATGGGATCATTGACCAAGAGTTTGACGAGATCCTTGCTACCTACACAGATGAGAGAAGAACCGACATCGAAGATGACTATGACGATATCGACATAGAGGACCTTATCCCTAATGAGCCTATGGTCGTAACGATCACTCATAGAGGCTACATCAAAAGAGTTCCTCTTGCACAGTATGAGAAGCAAAAAAGAGGCGGAAAAGGCAAGATCGCGCTTACTACTTATGAAGATGACTTTATAGAGAGATTCTTTACATGTAATACGCACGACACGCTTCTATTTGTTACAGACCGCGGACAACTCCACTGGCTAAAAGTTTACAAGATACCTGAGGGAAGCAGAACTGCAAAAGGAAAAGCGGTCGTTAACCTGCTTAATCTTGTAGCAGAAGAGCAGATTCAGTCTATCAACCCGACAACTGACTTCAGCGATGAGAAATCACTTGTGTTCTTCACCAAAAAAGGTGTTGTCAAGAGAACCAACTTAAGCGAATTCTCAAACATCAGAAGCAACGGTGTAAGAGCTATAAGCCTTGACGATGACGACTCTATCATCACAGCAAAAATTGCAGACAAGAGCATTAAGTACCTGTTTATTATGACTAAACTTGCACAGTGTATCAAGTTTGATATTGAAAAAACACGTGATCAAGGTAGAAATACAAGAGGTGTAAGAGGTATCAAGTTCAAGCACGATTCTGATGAAGTGGTCGATGCAAATATAATCGCAAACGACGAAGAGGAGATCTTGGTTGTGAGCGAAAAAGGTATCGGTAAACGTACCGATGCAGGCGAATACCGTTTGACAAACAGAGGCGGAAGCGGAGTCATTGCTATGAAAATGACTGCAAAAACAGGTAAGCATGTTGTCGGATGCCTTATGGTTGATGAGAGCATGGATATGATGGCACTCACCAAAGAGGGCAAAATGATAAGAGTAGATATGCAAACTATCTCTAAATCAAGCAGAAATACAAGCGGTGTATATATAGTAAAAGGCGACGATGTTATAAGTGTCTCGCGTTGTCCAAAACAGCCTATTGAAGATGAAGATGACGAAGAGCAAGACAACTCTCTGCTTGACTCAAACGAATTGGAATAA
- a CDS encoding LPP20 family lipoprotein produces MKYSILVVMLFSVSTLLGADKVQTVDTTVIEQTNAELAKVRAEVAAAKEEAAQATAQANEAKKESKRVAEELEVAKAEREEELAAAAAKEKVLKKNRTMHISVVGQGVAPMNTSSPAQAYALAKRAAIADAYRAIAEKVKGVRIDGQDTIKNMMVQRSTVRTYVQAMVRNADIVETTFKEGLCEVEMEILISHADFAQ; encoded by the coding sequence ATGAAATATTCTATACTAGTCGTAATGCTTTTTAGTGTTTCAACACTTTTAGGAGCAGACAAAGTTCAGACTGTAGATACTACTGTAATTGAGCAGACAAATGCCGAGCTTGCTAAAGTAAGAGCTGAAGTTGCAGCGGCAAAAGAAGAAGCCGCTCAAGCAACGGCTCAGGCAAATGAAGCAAAAAAAGAGAGCAAAAGAGTTGCAGAAGAGCTGGAAGTTGCCAAAGCCGAGAGAGAAGAGGAGCTAGCTGCCGCTGCAGCTAAAGAAAAGGTTCTAAAAAAGAACCGAACTATGCATATATCAGTTGTCGGACAGGGTGTAGCTCCTATGAATACATCATCTCCTGCTCAAGCTTACGCACTTGCAAAAAGAGCGGCTATTGCTGACGCGTATAGAGCTATTGCAGAAAAAGTCAAAGGTGTTCGTATCGATGGACAAGATACCATTAAAAACATGATGGTTCAAAGATCAACTGTGCGTACTTACGTTCAAGCTATGGTAAGAAATGCAGACATCGTTGAGACCACTTTTAAAGAGGGCTTATGCGAAGTAGAGATGGAAATCTTAATTTCTCACGCAGACTTTGCTCAGTAG
- a CDS encoding sigma-54-dependent transcriptional regulator has product MKIAIVEDDINMRKSLEIAMSDYKEFEIQTFKNAKDALKGIDDSFNLVITDINMPGMDGIEFVKTLGGKFEVIIMTGNATLQRAIESIHLGVKDFLLKPFDVDTLIEAIKREDKIQKVKKTLPKTNSDNAASSFYGTSKALEAALKIADKASKTDASILLLGESGVGKEVFASYIHNNSPRAKKPFVAINMAAIPDNLIESELFGFEKGAFTDASEAKAGQFEQANGGTLFLDEIAEMPYGVQAKLLRALQEKEIRRLGSSKGIKIDIRVVSATNANLNEKIKNGEFRSDLYFRLNTIPVNIPPLRERKDEILQIAQKVLEQNCIKYGFDLKTFSDEALKQLLDYHWPGNIRELISVVERAVILSESDEITPQELFLESRVFN; this is encoded by the coding sequence GTGAAAATTGCAATAGTTGAAGATGATATCAATATGAGAAAATCTCTTGAGATCGCTATGAGCGACTATAAAGAGTTTGAAATTCAGACATTTAAAAATGCAAAAGATGCACTAAAAGGTATTGACGATAGTTTTAACCTCGTTATTACAGATATTAATATGCCCGGTATGGACGGTATAGAGTTTGTAAAAACGCTCGGCGGAAAGTTTGAAGTCATCATTATGACAGGCAACGCAACTCTGCAAAGAGCCATCGAATCAATCCACCTTGGCGTAAAAGATTTTTTACTAAAGCCTTTTGATGTAGACACTCTGATCGAGGCGATCAAAAGAGAAGACAAGATACAAAAGGTCAAAAAAACTCTCCCAAAAACAAACAGCGACAACGCAGCAAGCAGTTTTTACGGAACATCAAAAGCTCTGGAGGCTGCTCTTAAAATTGCCGACAAAGCATCAAAGACGGATGCCAGCATTCTGCTGTTAGGTGAGAGCGGTGTTGGAAAAGAGGTCTTTGCATCTTATATCCACAACAACTCTCCCAGAGCGAAAAAACCTTTTGTAGCTATCAATATGGCGGCAATTCCCGATAACCTTATTGAGAGCGAGCTGTTTGGTTTTGAAAAAGGTGCTTTTACAGATGCAAGCGAAGCAAAAGCGGGACAGTTTGAACAGGCAAACGGCGGAACGCTCTTTTTGGATGAGATAGCGGAGATGCCTTACGGTGTTCAAGCCAAACTTCTACGCGCGCTTCAAGAGAAAGAGATAAGAAGACTAGGCTCCTCAAAAGGGATCAAAATAGACATCAGAGTGGTATCCGCTACAAATGCGAATCTGAACGAGAAGATAAAAAACGGCGAATTTAGAAGTGATTTATACTTTCGTCTAAATACTATTCCTGTGAATATTCCGCCTCTTAGAGAGAGAAAAGATGAAATATTGCAGATAGCACAAAAGGTTTTAGAGCAAAATTGTATAAAATACGGTTTTGATTTAAAGACTTTTTCGGATGAAGCTTTAAAGCAGCTGCTCGATTATCACTGGCCCGGAAACATAAGAGAGCTTATCTCAGTGGTTGAGAGAGCGGTTATACTAAGCGAGAGCGATGAGATAACACCACAAGAGCTTTTTTTAGAGTCACGCGTATTTAATTAA
- a CDS encoding aspartate-semialdehyde dehydrogenase — protein sequence MSKKYNVAVVGANGAVGEEILAILNEVSFPINKLVPLASSRSLGKSVEFGNKEIAIKELTDTVFEEEDIEIALFSAGGSVSAQFAAAAVKAGAVVIDNTSHFRMDENIPLVVPEVNPEDIAKWKKSGIIANPNCSTIQMVQALKPLDEAYGLTRVDVSTYQATSGAGKSAMEELVNQMKDFFSFKLDQSERKAFKHQIALNVIPQIDTFLENGYTKEEMKMVNETTKIMHKKIPLSATCVRVPTLRGHAEALTLTFSQDVDASEAREILKKAPNIIVLDNPSESVYPMPAISLEKNETFVGRIRNDNFSKNMLHMFIVADNLRVGAATNAVRIAQKWVEMEEEK from the coding sequence ATGTCGAAAAAATATAATGTAGCGGTAGTCGGAGCAAACGGTGCTGTCGGTGAAGAGATATTGGCTATTTTGAATGAGGTCTCTTTTCCTATCAACAAACTTGTCCCGCTGGCAAGTTCAAGAAGCTTGGGAAAAAGTGTAGAGTTCGGCAACAAAGAGATAGCCATCAAAGAGCTTACTGATACCGTATTTGAAGAAGAGGATATTGAGATCGCTCTCTTCTCTGCAGGCGGCAGCGTTAGCGCTCAGTTTGCAGCGGCTGCAGTAAAAGCGGGTGCGGTTGTAATAGACAACACTTCTCACTTTAGAATGGATGAGAACATCCCTCTCGTTGTACCTGAAGTAAACCCTGAAGATATCGCAAAATGGAAAAAATCGGGGATCATTGCAAATCCAAACTGCTCAACTATCCAGATGGTACAAGCCCTAAAACCTCTTGATGAAGCATACGGACTAACCAGAGTCGATGTCAGTACATATCAGGCGACTTCAGGTGCAGGAAAAAGCGCTATGGAAGAGCTTGTTAACCAGATGAAAGACTTTTTCAGTTTTAAACTTGACCAGAGCGAGCGCAAAGCGTTTAAACACCAGATCGCTCTAAACGTGATCCCTCAGATAGACACCTTTTTAGAAAACGGCTACACAAAAGAGGAGATGAAGATGGTAAATGAGACTACCAAGATCATGCACAAAAAGATCCCTCTAAGTGCTACTTGTGTACGTGTACCTACTCTTCGCGGTCATGCAGAAGCTTTGACACTTACATTTTCTCAAGATGTAGATGCATCCGAGGCAAGAGAGATCCTTAAAAAAGCTCCAAATATCATTGTTTTAGACAACCCAAGCGAGTCAGTTTATCCGATGCCGGCAATATCTTTAGAGAAGAACGAGACATTTGTTGGACGCATAAGAAATGATAATTTTTCAAAAAATATGCTGCATATGTTCATAGTTGCAGATAACTTAAGAGTCGGTGCTGCTACAAATGCGGTTAGAATCGCCCAAAAATGGGTAGAGATGGAAGAGGAAAAATAA
- a CDS encoding YqhA family protein, whose translation MLERMFEKTLWSSRFIVILAVVFGLIGAISLFIVASFDIYDTAKYVIMTYINHEHPDHFHENIVSGIIGAVDLYLIGVVMLLFSFGLYELFISEIDPAKESDHDETQLLAIHSLDQLKDKISKVIVMVLVVGFFQKVGHTQYNGALDMLYLALSITAVAVGLFFLGKVGKSH comes from the coding sequence ATGTTAGAGAGAATGTTTGAAAAAACTCTGTGGAGTTCAAGGTTTATTGTAATCCTTGCGGTAGTTTTCGGTCTTATCGGTGCAATTTCGCTATTTATCGTCGCAAGCTTTGATATTTACGACACTGCAAAATATGTCATTATGACTTACATAAACCATGAGCACCCTGACCACTTTCACGAAAATATAGTAAGCGGGATCATTGGAGCGGTCGATCTCTATCTTATCGGCGTTGTTATGCTTCTCTTCTCTTTTGGTCTTTATGAGCTTTTCATATCGGAGATCGACCCTGCAAAAGAGTCAGATCATGATGAGACACAACTTTTGGCTATCCACTCTCTTGATCAGCTAAAAGATAAGATATCAAAAGTAATAGTTATGGTACTTGTCGTTGGATTTTTTCAAAAAGTTGGTCATACACAATATAACGGCGCATTAGATATGCTATACTTAGCGCTATCAATTACTGCCGTAGCAGTTGGACTTTTCTTCTTAGGCAAAGTTGGAAAAAGCCATTAA
- the hemE gene encoding uroporphyrinogen decarboxylase has protein sequence MSKIFVDACFGKETPYTPVWMMRQAGRYLPEYMEVRAQAGDFLSLCHDPKKACEVTLQPVDIVGVDAAILFSDILVVPDEMGMDLEFIKGEGPKFNDPIKTEADLNRLLGGEEAASRLTYVYDTIKLIKEQLADDKALIGFTGAPWTLATYMIEGEGTKTYNICKKMMYSNPELLHKILVKVTEVVKLYMEKQIEAGIDVVQIFDSWAAAIEPSKYDEFSWKYMVEIADYLKAKYPHIPIIMFPKGIPAFLDKVYGNFEVFGVDWSTPMALAKEKLGDKYVLQGNMEPCRLYSQEATTECVEALQDIMGGKRHIFNLGHGILPDVPVANAKHFIAECHRVSKK, from the coding sequence ATGAGTAAAATATTTGTAGATGCATGTTTTGGCAAAGAGACTCCATACACTCCGGTTTGGATGATGAGACAGGCGGGTCGTTACCTTCCTGAGTATATGGAAGTCCGCGCGCAAGCCGGAGACTTTTTGAGTCTTTGTCATGACCCGAAAAAGGCTTGCGAAGTCACACTCCAACCAGTTGATATAGTTGGAGTAGATGCAGCTATACTATTTAGCGATATATTGGTTGTACCTGATGAGATGGGGATGGATCTGGAGTTTATAAAGGGTGAAGGTCCTAAATTTAATGACCCGATCAAGACAGAAGCAGACCTGAACAGACTCCTTGGAGGCGAAGAAGCTGCGTCTAGGCTTACTTATGTTTACGACACGATCAAGCTTATAAAAGAGCAGTTGGCAGACGATAAAGCACTTATCGGCTTTACCGGTGCTCCTTGGACTCTTGCTACTTATATGATAGAGGGTGAAGGTACAAAGACTTACAACATCTGTAAAAAAATGATGTACTCAAACCCTGAACTTCTTCATAAGATACTTGTAAAAGTAACAGAGGTCGTAAAGCTCTATATGGAGAAGCAGATCGAAGCTGGTATTGACGTTGTTCAGATATTCGACTCATGGGCTGCGGCGATCGAGCCTTCAAAATATGATGAGTTCTCTTGGAAATATATGGTCGAGATAGCAGACTACTTAAAAGCGAAGTATCCTCATATCCCTATAATTATGTTCCCAAAAGGCATTCCTGCATTTTTAGACAAAGTTTACGGAAACTTTGAAGTGTTCGGTGTTGACTGGTCAACTCCGATGGCTCTTGCCAAAGAGAAGCTGGGTGATAAGTATGTCCTTCAAGGAAATATGGAGCCGTGCAGACTCTACTCACAAGAGGCTACTACAGAGTGTGTTGAAGCTCTGCAGGATATTATGGGTGGTAAAAGACACATATTTAACCTCGGTCACGGCATCCTCCCGGATGTTCCGGTTGCAAACGCAAAACACTTTATAGCTGAGTGCCACAGAGTCAGTAAAAAGTAA
- a CDS encoding radical SAM protein has protein sequence MKTIFGPINSRRFGSSLGIDLSPALKQCNFDCLYCELAPSATTDKQRDVVEVSTIIAELKEHLHDKIDVITITANGEPTLYPHLDELIDEINKIKNDTQTLILTNSATLVDEKVFNSLLKLDQVKLSLDGVSESVFKRIDRPHAGIEIKDIVQKVIEFSNTFKGKLFIEILFVHGLNDTQDEIKKLNDVLLNLKVARVDLGTIDRPPAYPVSGLSYKELHDASLLFDASLPIHIVSRIHAEPNNTHYDDEEILNTLDKRPLTMDDINLLFDEESKKRLQSLISDAKIVTKKVGNLEFLILHENEKRKRSK, from the coding sequence GTGAAGACTATCTTCGGCCCTATAAACTCAAGAAGATTCGGTTCTTCTTTAGGCATAGACCTCTCCCCTGCCCTTAAACAGTGCAATTTTGACTGCCTTTACTGCGAACTGGCTCCAAGTGCAACGACAGATAAACAGAGAGATGTCGTAGAGGTCTCTACTATTATTGCCGAATTAAAAGAGCATCTGCACGATAAGATAGATGTCATAACCATAACCGCGAACGGTGAACCTACCCTCTACCCTCACCTAGATGAACTTATAGATGAGATAAACAAGATAAAAAATGACACCCAGACGCTCATCCTCACAAACAGCGCAACGCTTGTAGATGAAAAGGTATTTAACTCTCTTTTAAAACTTGACCAGGTCAAACTCTCTCTTGATGGCGTAAGCGAGAGTGTTTTTAAGAGGATTGACAGACCGCACGCGGGCATAGAGATAAAAGATATTGTTCAAAAGGTCATAGAGTTCAGCAACACCTTTAAAGGAAAACTCTTTATTGAGATTCTTTTTGTCCACGGACTAAACGACACTCAAGATGAGATAAAAAAACTAAATGATGTTCTTCTAAACTTAAAGGTCGCAAGAGTTGATCTTGGCACTATAGACCGCCCGCCTGCATATCCCGTTAGCGGACTTAGCTACAAAGAGCTTCATGACGCATCTCTGCTCTTTGATGCCTCTCTGCCTATCCATATAGTTTCAAGAATTCATGCTGAGCCAAACAACACTCACTATGACGATGAAGAGATTTTAAACACGCTGGACAAAAGACCGCTGACTATGGATGACATCAACCTGCTCTTTGATGAAGAGAGTAAAAAAAGGCTCCAAAGCCTTATATCTGATGCAAAAATAGTTACAAAAAAAGTCGGAAATCTGGAGTTTTTAATACTGCATGAAAACGAGAAGAGAAAACGCTCCAAGTAA
- a CDS encoding BrnT family toxin has translation MKFEWDLKKEKSNIKKHKVTFEEAAYVFSDKYSLTLFDNKHSEDEERWILLGKSLNAMVLVVVHTFRDKDGVEIVRIISARKATKNEQQIYNERCPL, from the coding sequence ATGAAATTTGAATGGGATTTAAAAAAAGAAAAATCTAATATCAAAAAACATAAAGTGACGTTTGAAGAAGCTGCTTATGTTTTTAGCGATAAATATTCACTAACTCTTTTTGATAATAAACATTCAGAAGACGAAGAGAGATGGATATTATTAGGGAAATCTTTAAATGCTATGGTGCTCGTGGTAGTTCATACATTTAGAGATAAAGATGGTGTTGAAATTGTCAGAATAATATCTGCTAGAAAAGCGACAAAAAATGAGCAACAAATATACAATGAAAGGTGTCCATTATGA
- a CDS encoding Crp/Fnr family transcriptional regulator, whose product MDEKQDLIKKLSFFSSLNEEQLSTIGSISKITSYPKNSILYYENDINDRIFFLISGLLKVYKIDKFENEIFLYHIQKNSLISELTTLDDNSIHCFSNAEFLDESTVLEVDFTEFKNEFLSKNILNNEFINEILLKTQQLHCVVNRELVFDATAKVAYTLQNDLEMFNSLKRHEISFMLHIQPETLSRVLKKLKRNNIIDIENSNVVIIDSQKLNKIIKG is encoded by the coding sequence ATGGATGAGAAGCAAGACCTAATAAAAAAACTATCATTTTTTAGCTCGCTAAACGAAGAACAATTAAGCACGATAGGTAGTATTTCCAAAATAACGTCATATCCCAAAAACTCTATCCTATACTACGAAAACGACATAAACGACAGAATCTTTTTCTTGATCTCGGGGCTTTTGAAAGTCTACAAAATAGATAAGTTTGAAAATGAGATATTTCTCTACCACATACAGAAAAACTCACTTATTTCCGAGCTTACAACACTAGATGACAACTCAATTCACTGCTTCTCAAATGCAGAGTTTTTAGATGAGAGCACCGTTTTAGAAGTTGATTTTACTGAGTTTAAAAATGAGTTTCTCTCCAAAAACATCTTAAATAACGAGTTTATAAATGAGATACTTTTAAAAACCCAACAGCTTCACTGCGTGGTAAACAGAGAGCTTGTTTTTGATGCAACGGCAAAAGTGGCATATACTCTGCAAAATGATCTTGAGATGTTCAACTCTCTAAAGAGACACGAGATCTCTTTTATGCTCCATATTCAGCCTGAGACTCTCTCAAGGGTTTTAAAAAAACTAAAAAGAAACAATATAATAGATATTGAAAATTCCAATGTAGTAATTATAGATAGCCAAAAACTTAACAAGATAATTAAAGGGTAG
- a CDS encoding type IV pili methyl-accepting chemotaxis transducer N-terminal domain-containing protein — translation MTIKFNKISTKIKVIGALLILLVVGVIGTTIYLTQQNIKDALVINIAGKQRMLTQEISKSIFYIQYSGVYDFKEADKATTEFIYGLSTLKNGDKEKGISAVSTSEISAQLQYVEKLWDSFYTDIKEYKQLVYLEIKQEQRISEIIESIHINNSILLENVDKLVTMYTDHSEGKINFIRTFQYLAGIMLFLIFIYSIIQLKTIESNADAFMQYSKMLADNEDISNLTPIEIQAESESEIVEVSDTINCFINKINSAVEYSNEALLQSQKASSKLEELTDEFDSILGELKDKSLACKHLDNSEDMVIASTEELMNSTKKLANLKKELDELLKNCQVLK, via the coding sequence ATGACAATAAAATTCAATAAAATAAGCACAAAAATAAAAGTAATTGGTGCCCTGCTTATACTGTTGGTTGTGGGCGTCATAGGAACGACCATATATTTAACACAACAAAACATCAAAGATGCTTTGGTTATCAATATTGCGGGAAAACAGAGAATGTTAACTCAGGAGATATCAAAATCTATTTTCTATATACAGTACAGTGGTGTTTATGATTTTAAAGAGGCCGACAAGGCTACTACAGAATTTATATATGGACTGAGTACTCTAAAAAACGGTGATAAAGAAAAAGGCATCTCGGCAGTCTCCACAAGCGAAATATCTGCTCAGCTGCAATATGTGGAAAAACTATGGGATAGCTTCTATACCGACATTAAAGAGTATAAACAACTTGTGTACTTAGAGATCAAGCAAGAGCAACGCATCAGTGAAATAATAGAATCCATACATATAAACAATAGCATACTTTTAGAAAATGTGGATAAGCTGGTAACAATGTATACAGACCACAGTGAAGGCAAAATAAACTTTATAAGAACATTTCAGTATCTTGCCGGCATTATGCTTTTTCTGATCTTTATATACTCGATTATACAACTCAAAACTATAGAGTCTAACGCAGACGCATTTATGCAGTACTCAAAAATGCTTGCGGATAACGAAGATATATCAAATCTTACTCCAATAGAGATACAAGCTGAGAGTGAAAGTGAGATCGTAGAGGTAAGCGATACTATAAACTGCTTTATCAATAAGATAAACTCAGCTGTAGAGTACTCAAATGAAGCACTTCTGCAGTCTCAAAAAGCCTCATCCAAACTAGAAGAGCTAACCGATGAGTTCGACTCAATACTAGGTGAGCTAAAAGATAAGTCACTAGCCTGCAAACACCTGGACAATAGTGAGGACATGGT